The Verrucomicrobiia bacterium genome contains a region encoding:
- a CDS encoding right-handed parallel beta-helix repeat-containing protein, giving the protein MSLTFDNCGSGLAGWLGIWMGTAVAASAFAEELLQPDLAPPTGPTRQTFVVRDAGGVREAMGRARPGTTILLRPGRYPGGFHFRGLQGTAEAPVVLGGLDPEDPPVIEGGANGIHLSEPVHVELRDLVFREASGNGLNIDDGGTFETPARNVVLRRLRVEDVGPTGNRDGIKLSGVVGFLVEACVIQHWGSGGSGIDMVGCHDGLIVGNVLRHTEAVAASNGSGVQAKGGTSGVTVRRNRFEHAGARAVNIGGSTGLEFFRPPLVHGTEHWEARNIRVEGNTFIGSSSPIAFVGVDGAEVRFNTIYRPQRWAIRILQETTAPGFVACRGGRFTDNLVAFHSASWSGGGVNVGSNTAPGTFLFARNWWHCMDDPARSRPTLPVPETDGIYGTPLEFRDVGAGDLRLAGSSPARVAGAEALP; this is encoded by the coding sequence ATGAGCCTCACCTTCGACAACTGCGGTTCCGGTCTCGCGGGATGGTTGGGGATATGGATGGGGACGGCGGTGGCCGCGTCGGCATTTGCCGAGGAACTGCTCCAACCCGACCTGGCGCCACCGACCGGGCCAACAAGGCAGACGTTCGTGGTTCGCGACGCCGGGGGGGTGCGCGAGGCCATGGGCCGGGCCCGGCCGGGCACGACCATTCTGTTGAGGCCGGGGCGGTATCCGGGGGGATTCCATTTCCGGGGCCTGCAGGGAACCGCCGAAGCGCCGGTCGTGTTGGGCGGTCTCGACCCCGAGGATCCGCCGGTGATCGAGGGGGGAGCCAACGGCATCCACCTGTCGGAACCGGTTCATGTGGAGCTTCGGGATCTGGTGTTTCGCGAGGCCAGCGGGAACGGGTTGAACATCGACGACGGCGGCACCTTCGAGACGCCAGCCAGGAACGTGGTGCTCCGGCGGCTCCGGGTGGAGGACGTGGGGCCGACGGGAAACCGGGATGGGATCAAGTTGTCCGGGGTGGTGGGGTTCCTGGTGGAAGCGTGCGTGATCCAACATTGGGGCAGCGGCGGTTCGGGCATCGACATGGTCGGGTGCCACGACGGGCTGATCGTCGGGAACGTCCTCCGGCACACCGAAGCGGTGGCGGCTTCGAACGGAAGCGGCGTGCAGGCGAAGGGGGGCACGAGCGGCGTGACAGTGCGCCGCAATCGGTTCGAGCACGCCGGGGCGCGGGCGGTGAATATCGGTGGCAGCACGGGACTGGAGTTCTTCCGGCCGCCACTCGTGCACGGCACCGAGCACTGGGAGGCCCGGAACATCCGTGTCGAGGGCAATACCTTCATCGGGTCCTCGTCTCCGATCGCCTTCGTGGGTGTGGACGGCGCCGAGGTTCGGTTCAACACAATCTACCGGCCGCAACGGTGGGCGATCCGCATTCTTCAGGAGACCACGGCCCCGGGGTTTGTCGCGTGCCGCGGAGGGCGGTTCACGGACAACCTCGTGGCGTTTCACTCGGCGTCCTGGTCGGGGGGCGGGGTGAATGTCGGCTCCAACACCGCCCCCGGGACATTCCTGTTCGCCCGCAATTGGTGGCACTGCATGGACGACCCGGCTCGGAGCCGTCCGACGCTGCCGGTCCCGGAGACGGACGGAATCTACGGAACGCCGCTGGAGTTCCGGGATGTCGGGGCAGGCGATCTGCGTCTGGCCGGATCGAGCCCCGCCCGCGTTGCAGGGGCGGAGGCTTTGCCTTGA